cccgagcaacattaaccagctctgactgggggatcccgaggcgttcccaggccaggttggagatataatccctccacctagtcctgggtcttccccgagagcctcctcccagctggacgtgcctggaacacctccctaggggaggcccaggggcatccttaccagatgcccgaaccacctcaaaaggagccgctgctccttttgGCCgagagcagcggctctactccgaagctcctcacggatgactgagcttctacCCCTATCTTTAAGGGGAGAcgcgccagccaccctcctgagggaaacccatttcggccgcttgtaccctggatctcgttctttcggtcatgacccagccttcatgaccataggtgagggtaggaacaaaactgaccggtagatcgaggcTTTGCCTGCTCGCTGCTCGTCACAATGGTgcaataaattgaatgtaaacacacaccGCTGCgtcgattctccgaccaatctcccgctccattgtccctcaCGTGcgacaaaaccccaaggtacttgaactccttcacttggggtaaggactcattccctaacTGGAGGAGGCACTCCATcgggtttcctgctgagaaccatggcctcagatttagaggtgctgatcctcatcccaaccgcttcacgcGACTGCGGAacccgatccagtgagtgctgaaggtcgcaggccgatgatgccatcaggaccacatcatctgcaaagagcagcgatgagatccccagcccacccgaactgcaacccctccccaccccgactacgccttgatatcctgtccataaatgttacaaacaggattggtgacaaagtgcagccctggcggaggccaaccccacctgaaacgagtccgacttactgccgagaacccggacgcAGCTCACTTACAttgtcgtacagagattggatggccctgagaagagaccccctcaccccatactcccacagcacctcccacagtatctcccgggggacccggtaatacgccttttccagatccacaaaacacatgtagaccggttgggcatactcccaggctccctccaggatccttgcgagagtgaggagctggtccgttgttccacgaccaggacggaatccgcattgttcctcttcaacttgaggttcgactatcggccgaaccctcctttccagcaccttggagtagactttaccagggaggctgagaagtgtgatacccctgtaattggcacacaccctctggtccccctttttaaaaaggggaaccaccaccccagtctgccactcctttggcactgtcccagacttccacgcaatgttgaagaggcgtgtcaaccaggacagcccctccacacccagagccttgagcatttctggacggatctcatcaatccccagggctttgccactgtggagttgttttgactacatcagtgacttccgcctgggaaattgacaatgatcccctgtcatcctccagctctgcctctaacatagagggtgtattagtcggattcaggagttcctcaaagtgctccttccactgccctattacctcctcagttgaggtcaacagtgtccaatccttactgtacacagcttggatggttccccgcttccccctcctgaggtggcaaacagttttccagaagcaccttggtgccgaccgaaagtccttctccatgtcttctccaaacttctcccacacccgctgctttgcctctttcacagcagaggctgcagcccttcgggcccttcggtacccttcAACTGGGATAAcgtatcccggaaagactccttctttagtcggacggcttccctgaccaccggtgtccaccacggtgtttgTGGGTTACCGctccttgaggcacctaagaccctaagaccacagctcctcgccgcagcttcagcaatggaaactttgaacattgtccactcgggttcaatgcccccagcctccacagggatgcacgaaaagctccgccggaggtgtgagttgaaagtctgtagGACatgggcctcctccagacgttcccaatttacccgcactacccgtttgggcttaccaggtctgtccagagtcttcccccaacctctgacccaactcaccaccagatggtgatcagttgacagctccgcccctctcttcacccgagtgtccaaaacatacggcctcagatcagatgaaacgattataaaatcgatcattgaccgttggcctagggtgctctggtaccaagtacacttatgagcatccctatgttcgaacatggtgtttgttatagacaatctatgactagcacagaagtccaacaacaaacaaccaatctggtttagatcagggaggccgttcctccaaatcacgcctctccaggtgtctccatcattgcccacgtgcgcgttgaagtcccccagcagaacaatggagtcccccactggagccccatgcaggactccagtcaaggtctccaagaaggccgaatactccgaactcttgtttggtgcatatgcacaaacaacactCAGTttccccccccacaacccgcaggcgtagggaggcgaccctctcgtccaccggggtaaactccaacgtagcggcgctcagccgggggcttgtcagtatccccacacccgcccggcgcctcacaccctgggcaactccggagaagaaaagagtccaactcctatccaggagtatggttccagaaccgagactgtgcgtagaggtaagccccaccagatctaaccggtagcgctccacctcccgcaccagttccggctccttcccccacagagaggtgaagtTCCActtccccagagccagcgtctgctgcccgggtctggtccgttgaggcccctgaccttcactgccacccatttggcagcgcacccgaccccagcgctTCCTCCCACAGATgctgggcccatgggctggagagatgggagccacgtagctttttcgggctccgtggcaaacccggccaccagacgcttgctgacgagcccgccatctgggcctggctccagacgggggccccgggcttcctccgggcagggtcactccatctctacctcgttgtatcatagggtttttgaaccattttttgtcccctcacctgagaccactttgccttgggagacgctaccaggagcacaaagctccagacaacacagccctcagggtcatagagacacacaaacctctccaccacgataaggtgatggttcccggagaggTTAATTGCTTTGGTTAATTTCCAATGTAGCATGCCTGAATGGTCCTCTGTCAAGGATGTTGGAGAACAATAAACGAGCATAACAGAAATCCTGGCTAGCAGACAGCATCAGGTGCAACTGTAGCATCAACAACTGAGAGTCCAACAACTGTGGCccctacaactgcagcaccaacaactgtagcatcaacaacagctgcccctacatctgctgctccaacaactgctgcaccaacaacagctGTCCCAACAACTGCAGCCCCAACAACTGCAGCCCCAACAACTGTGGCccctacaactgcagcaccaacaactgtaGCATCAACAACTGTGAGTCCAACAACTGTGGCccctacaactgcagcaccaacaactgtagcatcaacaacagctgcccctacatctgctgctccaacaactgctgcaccaacaacagctGTCCCAACAACTGCAGCCCCAACAACTCCTGCACCAACAACTGCGATCCCAACAACTGCATCaccaacaactgcagcaccaacaactgctACCCCAACAACTGCAGCCCCAACAACTGTAGCATCAACAACTGAGAGTCCAACAACTGTGGCccctacaactgcagcaccaacaactgtagcatcaacaacagctgcccctacatctgctgccccaacaactgctgtaTCAACAACTGCGGCgccaacaacagcagcaccaacaactgcagcaccaacaactgcggcaccaacaactgcagcaccaacaactgcagcaccaactACTGCTGCCCCATCAACtgctgcaccaacaactgctgcaccaacaactgctACCCCAACAACTGCAGTCCCATcaactgcagcaccaacaactgcttccccaacaactgcagcagcaacaactgCTGCCCAAACAACTGCGGCCCCAACAACTGTAGCACCAACAACTGCTGGCCCAACAACTGTGGCCACTACAACTGCGgcaccaacaactgcagcaccaacaactgtaGCAACAACTACTGCTGCCCCAACAAGTGCTACcccaacaactgcagcaccaacaactgctACCCCATCAACTGCAGCCCCATCAActgctgccccaacaactgagAGTCCAACAACTGTTGCCACAACAACTGCTTCCCCAACAACTGCAGCCGCAACAAttgcagcaccaacaactgctgcaccaacaactgctACCCCAACAACTGCAGGAGCAACAAGtgctgccccaacaactgctgccccaacaactgTAGCACCAGCAACTGCTGGCCCAACAACTGAGAGTCCAACAACTGTGGCcactacaactgctgcaccaactgcagcaccaactactgctgccccaacaactgctACCCCATcaactgcagcaccaacaactgctgcaTCAACAACTGCTACCCCAACAACTGCAGCCCCATCAACTGCAGCCCCATCAACTGCTGCCCCATCAACTGCTGCATTAACAACTGCGGCCCAAACAACggcagcaccaacaactgctACCCCAACAACTGAGAGTCCAACAATTGTTGCCACAACAACTGCTTCcccaacaactgcagcaccaacaactgcagcaccaacaactgctgtcccaacaactgcagcaccaacaactgctACCCCAACAACTGCAGCCCCAACAACTGTGGCCCCTACAACTGTAGCACCAACAACTGTTGCATCAACAACTGAGAGTCCAACAACTCTGGCCCCTACAACTGCAGCACAAACAACTGCAGcatcaacaacagctgcccctacatctgctgccccaacaactgctgcaccaacaactgctgTCCCAACAACTGCGGCCCTAACATCTTTGGCCACTACAACTGCAGACCCAACAACTGCTTCTCCTTCATCTGCTGCCCCAACAACTACTGCGACCCCAACAACTGCATCACCAACAACTGCTACCCCAACAACTGCTACCCCAACAACTGCAGCCCCAACAACTGTAGCATCAACAACTGAGAGTCCAACAACTGTGGCCCCTACAACTGCTGTATCAACAACTGCGGCGCCAACAACggcagcaccaacaactgctTCCCAAACAACTGCggccccaacaactgctgcccAAACTAATGCggccccaacaactgctgcaccaacaactgcagcCCCATCAACTGCAGCCCCTACATCTGCAGCACCATCAactgctgccccaacaacagctgcccctaCATTtgctgccccaacaactgctgGCCCAACAACTGAGAGTCCAACAACTGTGGCCACTACAACTGTGgcaccaacaactgcagcaccaacaactgctACCCCAACAACTGCAGCCCCATCAACTGCAGCCCCTACATCTGCAGCACCATcaactgcagcaccaacaactgcagcaccacCAGCAACCACAGCTcttccaacaacaaccacagctgcagcaacgacaaccacagctattccaacaacaaccacagctgccccaacaaccacagctgctccaacaacaacaaccacagctgccccaacatcaaccacagctgtagcaacaacaaccacagcaacGACAACTGTAGCACCAACAACTGTTACAGCAACAACTGCTGGACCAACAACTGCAACCCCAACAACTGCGGCCCAAggtatattattttaattttcctttttcattctCTCTCCATGGTGTAATACAGgatgttcacaaaatatgtaTGGCTCAAAGCAATAAGTGAAGGGTTAAGCTTATCCTgacagatatatttttttttttcaccaaataCGTCTTCCAGTTTGATGCATCACAAATGAAACTATAAATATTGTCAATTTACTTGACAAGTGAGTTTAACATTCAAATAGATTAAGAGCCATAACTTTAGGCAGTTGAAATGCATTTGTATAGCTTGGTTGAAATATATGGGTATGCATGCATTCAACAATGGTATGTTTAAGGACACAGCTACCCCAAAAACTCAAACacagaaattattattatatatatatatatatatatatatatatatatatatatagacaaatACTAT
The Perca fluviatilis chromosome 9, GENO_Pfluv_1.0, whole genome shotgun sequence genome window above contains:
- the LOC120565621 gene encoding gamete and mating-type specific protein A-like, which translates into the protein LLIFISGDFYLFRLFSPTTVATTTASPTTAAATIAAPTTAAPTTATPTTAGATSAAPTTAAPTTAWNHWYIYR